CCGAAAAAATAATCACCCCATAGTTTAAAGCCTTGTACCAAGGCTGGCTCAGGGGTAGGTTCGGGAGCAGGAGGTAGATCAAAAAGACCGGTACCGATGGGGCGCTCTTGGCTTTGTCTTACTTCCACTACAGTTACCTCTTCCCCTGGTTTTTGATAATTAAGTTTAGTACGAGCTTCTTCTTCCGCAAAACGATCTGTTTGCATGTATTCAATAGTCTGTTTAAGTGTCTCGTTTTTACCTTCGGTTTCTTCAACCATTTGCCTTAATTCGGCAATATCTTGGTCCACCGAAGATTTTTGTTGCCAAACACGAATAAACTGCTTAACCGTAAAGACCAAAGCAGCGATTAAACAAATAGTAAAGAGGAATTGTTTGGAGAAAATGGCGCGAAAAAAAGCCTTCATAAAGAATAATATAATAAACTATTTTTATTATATATAACTATATCACAAAAAAAGCCAATAAGCTAACATCGATTTATAAATACTAAAAAGGTTATAAAAAAAGACATGGTTTTTAATAAGACCATGTCTTTTAAGTTGTTATTAATAGCTCCCGAATTAAAAGATTTAATAATCTTGTAAACAACGTACTGAGTTGGCATAATGCCTTTGATCAGTACCGCTATGGATAGTGGTAGCGGAAACCATGAAAAGTCTACGTAAAGCGTGGTGTGTTCCATCCTGATCAGCTAGCCATAGTCTGGTTTGGCTAATTGGGTAATAATACCAACCATTATGGTAGCCCGCCATAATTAAAGAAAAACCCATTAAGTCTTCTCCATTACCCTGTCCGACTTTTCTAAGAGAACGACTGGCTCCAAATTCTCCACCAGTATTACCGGCTGGATTACCGTTAGGATAAACACTGTCCGCACAACGACGCCAGGTTGGAGCAAATCCAATAGTAGAACATTCATATTGAGGGTAAACACTACCAATCTTTTCCACGGTATATTGTTCCAATACGGCAAATTCCTGATCATTTGGGATATGCCAACCAAGTGGACAAATACCTTGATGTTGTTCACGAATAGACTCAGAGCAATCTCCTTGTAAACAGTCCTCATAAGAAAGTAGCATGGCTTGCGGCCACTGATAAAGACCTCCATAAAGAGAACAATTACTTTCATTGTCATCAAGACAGTATTTTTGAATTACTGAATCATCGCTTTGGTGGGTAGTGGCGTCAATCCTAACACCAACTCGCAAGTTTTCTTGCATCCAACATTGTTCACCTATGTGTACGGTTTTATATTGATTACCCTCAGAGTCATAAACAAAGGGTTCGCAAAAAACTGGAGATGACTGAATCTTAGCTCCATTGTATTTAAAAATTTCCGGTAAACTTAACTTAAAAGAAGAAATTTTTGATCTAACAGAATTTTCAAACGAAACTTGTCTTGAAACATCGGATGAGGCGGAAACACCAAAACCGAACATAAAACAAGCCAGGGTAATAAAAATAATTTTCTTAGTCATATTATATAAATAATAAATAAAAGTATTTAACCTATATACTTATATAATATCATAATTAATTAAAAAAGTCAATGGTAGTTTTGCACAATAACTAAAAACCGCAATAATTAAGAGAAAAACTCCATATTACCGCTCTTATTGGCTTATAATTATAGAATAACCAAGGGAATACTTTTTCTAAGAATCTTTAACACAACGGACTGAAAAGCCAAAGTTTTTCTGAGCGGTATTAGTTGTTATTGTAGAACGATTAGGAACAAAATACCTTGTATTACCCCAAATAACAGATGCTTGATTGGCAAGCCACATTCTACTAGTGTTGGAATACGAAGATCCGTTATAGCTTCCTCCTAGCAAAAGAGAAAATCCGCCAAGATCATCACCCGCTCCATTGCCACTTCCCTGGCCCACCGCTTTAATTGACTTACCGGCTCCCTTGGCTCCGCCCGTGGCGCCGGCTGGAGAGTTGTCTGGGTTAACGCTATCTGCACAACGATGAGTTTGACCTATTTCATCATCAAAATCAAAAACATTACAAGCATATTGAGGTTTGTCGCTGTTGGCTAATTGAACCAAACTTCGTTCTAAAGTAACAAATTCTTGGTCGGTTGGTATGTGCCAACCTGAAGGACAAATACCTTGATGTTGTTCCTCAATTTGTCCGGAACAATCTGAAACAACACAAGCGGAGTAAGAAAGATTCATAGCCTCAGTCCATTGGTAAAGACCGCCATACACATCACAGTTAGCTGGGTTGTTGTCATAACAAAACTTCTCAGTTACTGAATCATTACTCTGGTTAGAAGAAGAGTTAATGGTTGTTCCAACTTTAAGATTTTCTTTCATCCAACACTGTGGACCTATTTGCACAGTGTTATATAAATTACCGTCTTCGTCCCCTACTTGTGATCCACAATTAAACATACCCGCTGAAGTGTAATAACCAACAGGACCAGGAGTAAAAGAACCCCCACTAGAACCCATACAGACTGAAACAATGTATTGACCGTTGCCTAAGGCAGTATAGCTGTATTCTTGCCCAGGACAATTACCGTCTGTTCTTGGTTGTGGATTTGAAGGTACTGCCGACATATATATTGTACCGTCCGGACCAGTCAAGGGTTGTCCGGGAGTTATTGTTGAAGGATAGTTGCCGTGGTTAGCATAATGAAGCTCAAGGGCGGAGCCTATACTTCTTATATCAGAAAGTCTTTTAGAGTCCCTGGCCGACGCTCTGGAGCCACCAAGAGCTACAATGGCAAAGGTGGAAAGAACTCCGATAATAGCTATAACCACCAAGAGCTCTATGAGAGTAAAACCTTGTCCTTTCTTAAAACTAATTATGTTTTTCATATTATTTATATAAAGGGCGTTAAGGCGCGCCTTATAATACTTTATTATATCACAAAGTATTTAAAGAAAACTATCTCCAAGAAGTGTCTTGAAGCGATTTACCTATCATATCTACGACTGTCTTATGTGAAGATTTAAAATTGTGATTAAGGAAATAGGCATAATCTTCGCCTAGTCTACTAAAATTTTCTCCCACACTATAACCCCCTGAACCCTCAAAAGGAGCCTGCGGGTTCATATTACGAAAAACTGCAAAATGTACATTGTCATCAAAATGTTGCACGCCGGTTATTAAATAAAAGGTTTGTGGATCCATAAATATCGGGTAATTATCCTGTAAGGCATCATTTAAATATTCTTCTTTTTCCCCTTCTTCATACTCTTCTTCATAAACACTCTGTATTAATCTCCAAAACTTAGGGTAAAGGAACTCATGACCAGAAGAGGCTATGGTATAACGAGAGATAAAGGGACTTTCGTGTAAACGACCGGGTCCAAGAGGGTTATAAAGAGCACGAACTTCATCTCCATCCAAGAAACCATCACCGTCCGTGTCCGGGTTATTTGGATCAGTGCCCATAAGTAATTCCTCAAGATTGGTTAAACCATCGTTATCCGAATCTTGGGACCAGTAATTGTCAGCAGATGAAGGATTAGAAGAATTCCTATTAAATAATCCTAACCC
This genomic window from Patescibacteria group bacterium contains:
- a CDS encoding FISUMP domain-containing protein: MTKKIIFITLACFMFGFGVSASSDVSRQVSFENSVRSKISSFKLSLPEIFKYNGAKIQSSPVFCEPFVYDSEGNQYKTVHIGEQCWMQENLRVGVRIDATTHQSDDSVIQKYCLDDNESNCSLYGGLYQWPQAMLLSYEDCLQGDCSESIREQHQGICPLGWHIPNDQEFAVLEQYTVEKIGSVYPQYECSTIGFAPTWRRCADSVYPNGNPAGNTGGEFGASRSLRKVGQGNGEDLMGFSLIMAGYHNGWYYYPISQTRLWLADQDGTHHALRRLFMVSATTIHSGTDQRHYANSVRCLQDY
- a CDS encoding septum formation initiator family protein, whose protein sequence is MKAFFRAIFSKQFLFTICLIAALVFTVKQFIRVWQQKSSVDQDIAELRQMVEETEGKNETLKQTIEYMQTDRFAEEEARTKLNYQKPGEEVTVVEVRQSQERPIGTGLFDLPPAPEPTPEPALVQGFKLWGDYFFGVEEEKLEK
- a CDS encoding FISUMP domain-containing protein — translated: MKNIISFKKGQGFTLIELLVVIAIIGVLSTFAIVALGGSRASARDSKRLSDIRSIGSALELHYANHGNYPSTITPGQPLTGPDGTIYMSAVPSNPQPRTDGNCPGQEYSYTALGNGQYIVSVCMGSSGGSFTPGPVGYYTSAGMFNCGSQVGDEDGNLYNTVQIGPQCWMKENLKVGTTINSSSNQSNDSVTEKFCYDNNPANCDVYGGLYQWTEAMNLSYSACVVSDCSGQIEEQHQGICPSGWHIPTDQEFVTLERSLVQLANSDKPQYACNVFDFDDEIGQTHRCADSVNPDNSPAGATGGAKGAGKSIKAVGQGSGNGAGDDLGGFSLLLGGSYNGSSYSNTSRMWLANQASVIWGNTRYFVPNRSTITTNTAQKNFGFSVRCVKDS